One stretch of Cohnella algarum DNA includes these proteins:
- a CDS encoding thiamine pyrophosphate-binding protein, whose product MPPELGVPYYPAAHEAAAALMAGACGRDGRLRAAAIGIKGPGLANFVPGMLANRYEARAALTASESYPSAAPAYAMHKRADHAALASAAAKGYARLDRELRVVGSLAELAARETPGPVHLDIAEEPEDAAGVRCFSAVDSGLPACGEPGEPGEAAGSDGGRRALERALEAVRRSERPAIVLGSVAARRLGSFRWDRIGVPVLTTAAAKGCVDERSDFYGGIVTGEIAKLSPERNVLREADLVVGIGLRNTEVVRTALTEAEIVIADHAAPGLNAGFGASAVAHPDDLEAACAELAEALSAKSWGRSISGPTGGTWTASCFAARGFRRPRCAKRRSGWKARKRF is encoded by the coding sequence GTGCCTCCGGAGCTCGGCGTTCCGTACTATCCGGCCGCCCACGAAGCGGCCGCCGCGCTGATGGCCGGGGCGTGCGGCCGGGACGGCCGGCTGCGGGCGGCGGCGATCGGCATTAAAGGGCCGGGACTTGCGAATTTCGTCCCGGGCATGCTCGCCAACCGGTACGAGGCGAGGGCCGCGCTTACGGCGAGCGAATCGTATCCGTCCGCCGCCCCGGCTTACGCCATGCACAAGCGGGCCGACCATGCCGCGCTGGCAAGCGCGGCCGCGAAAGGGTATGCCCGGCTGGACCGCGAGCTTCGCGTCGTCGGATCGCTTGCCGAGCTCGCCGCCCGGGAGACGCCGGGTCCGGTCCATCTGGACATCGCCGAAGAGCCGGAAGACGCGGCCGGGGTCCGTTGCTTTTCGGCCGTCGATTCGGGCCTGCCGGCTTGCGGCGAACCGGGCGAACCGGGCGAAGCGGCCGGATCGGACGGCGGGAGGCGGGCGCTGGAGCGCGCGCTCGAAGCCGTTCGGCGCTCGGAGAGGCCGGCGATCGTTCTCGGCTCGGTGGCGGCCCGGCGGCTCGGTTCGTTCCGCTGGGACCGAATCGGCGTGCCGGTGCTGACGACGGCGGCCGCCAAAGGGTGCGTCGACGAGCGGAGCGATTTTTACGGCGGCATCGTCACCGGAGAAATCGCGAAGCTGTCGCCGGAGCGAAACGTTCTGCGGGAAGCGGACCTCGTCGTCGGCATCGGCCTCCGAAATACGGAGGTCGTTCGCACGGCGCTGACCGAAGCCGAAATCGTGATCGCGGACCATGCCGCTCCCGGGCTGAACGCGGGCTTCGGGGCGTCGGCCGTCGCGCATCCGGACGATCTGGAAGCCGCGTGCGCGGAGCTGGCGGAGGCCCTTTCCGCCAAAAGCTGGGGGCGGAGTATCTCCGGACCTACTGGCGGGACGTGGACCGCGAGCTGTTTCGCGGCTCGTGGCTTCCGGCGGCCGCGCTGCGCGAAACGCAGGAGCGGCTGGAAGGCAAGGAAACGATTCTGA
- a CDS encoding thiamine pyrophosphate-dependent enzyme, whose translation MDRELFRGSWLPAAALRETQERLEGKETILTADTGLFCTVAETVWKARRPFEYCGSGNGRFMGISVPSAIGLAVAHPNATVVCVAGDGGIRPYLAELKLAVACKLRLVVLYMTDGGYGSIRRATASRTVGGVPTGGRPETGRPETGRPGAGMPPGGHPAEIADSSWYRPMAALGWEAARAESVRQLRRALARIDPDRMEAPFFLELAFDKARYTSMTVNLR comes from the coding sequence GTGGACCGCGAGCTGTTTCGCGGCTCGTGGCTTCCGGCGGCCGCGCTGCGCGAAACGCAGGAGCGGCTGGAAGGCAAGGAAACGATTCTGACGGCGGACACGGGACTGTTCTGCACCGTCGCCGAAACGGTATGGAAGGCGCGACGGCCTTTCGAATATTGCGGCAGCGGCAACGGCCGGTTCATGGGCATTTCGGTGCCTTCCGCCATCGGCCTGGCCGTCGCCCATCCGAACGCGACGGTCGTTTGCGTCGCCGGCGACGGCGGCATCCGCCCTTATCTGGCCGAGCTGAAGCTGGCCGTCGCCTGCAAGCTCAGGCTTGTCGTGCTGTACATGACCGACGGGGGGTACGGCTCGATCCGGCGGGCGACGGCATCCCGAACGGTCGGCGGCGTCCCGACGGGCGGCCGTCCGGAAACCGGCCGTCCGGAAACCGGCCGTCCGGGAGCCGGCATGCCGCCGGGCGGACACCCGGCGGAAATCGCCGATTCGAGCTGGTACCGGCCGATGGCCGCGCTCGGCTGGGAAGCGGCGCGGGCGGAGAGCGTCCGGCAGCTGCGGCGGGCGCTTGCGCGAATCGACCCGGACCGGATGGAGGCTCCGTTTTTTTTGGAATTGGCGTTCGACAAGGCCCGATATACGTCGATGACGGTAAATTTGAGGTGA
- a CDS encoding Gfo/Idh/MocA family protein, whose amino-acid sequence MPAKHILVLGAGSVGKRHLRNFASLGCRVSAMDPRRDRLDEAGKETELAHAFAALDEAWRADDFDAVVIASPPAFHVDQCLQCLQRGKPVLLEKPLSPSLADARRLPASDAGRPASPALLIGYTYRWWASIVHLRDMLRGGAIGKPLYADFVMSAHLADWHPWEPYQQFFMASEKLGGGALLDESHFIDLLVWLFGMPKSVYANVERISSLEIETDDHVDILASYDWSFRARIHLDLYGRPHEKTIRIVGESGTLVWTFEPDAVRIGLGAGPDWKEIRFGHERNEMFLRLAGHFLDIVRGDAEPACALRDGLNVMEVVEACRQSSRSGRSAELRSVGKDGESYVSE is encoded by the coding sequence ATGCCTGCCAAGCATATTCTAGTTCTCGGTGCCGGATCGGTCGGCAAGCGGCACTTGCGCAACTTCGCTTCCTTGGGCTGCCGCGTATCCGCCATGGACCCCCGCCGGGACCGGCTGGACGAAGCGGGGAAAGAGACGGAGCTCGCGCACGCTTTCGCCGCCTTGGACGAGGCGTGGCGCGCGGACGATTTCGATGCCGTCGTCATCGCCTCGCCTCCCGCCTTCCATGTCGACCAATGCCTGCAATGCCTGCAGCGGGGCAAGCCGGTGCTGCTGGAAAAGCCGCTCTCCCCGTCGCTTGCCGATGCGCGGCGGCTCCCGGCTTCGGATGCGGGCCGTCCGGCGTCCCCCGCCCTGCTGATCGGCTACACGTACCGGTGGTGGGCCTCGATCGTCCATTTGCGCGACATGCTTCGCGGCGGGGCGATCGGCAAGCCGCTGTACGCCGATTTCGTCATGAGCGCCCATCTCGCCGATTGGCATCCGTGGGAGCCCTATCAGCAGTTTTTTATGGCCAGCGAGAAGCTGGGCGGCGGCGCCCTGCTCGACGAGAGCCACTTCATCGATTTGCTCGTCTGGCTTTTCGGCATGCCGAAAAGCGTATACGCCAACGTCGAGCGCATCAGCTCGCTTGAAATCGAAACCGACGATCATGTGGACATTTTGGCATCATACGACTGGAGCTTTCGCGCGCGAATCCATTTGGATCTGTACGGGCGGCCGCACGAGAAAACGATTCGGATCGTCGGCGAGAGCGGAACGCTCGTCTGGACGTTCGAACCGGATGCCGTCCGCATCGGGCTCGGGGCCGGGCCGGACTGGAAGGAAATCCGCTTCGGCCATGAGCGGAACGAGATGTTTCTGCGGCTTGCCGGGCATTTTCTGGATATCGTCCGCGGAGACGCCGAGCCGGCGTGCGCGCTTCGGGACGGGCTTAACGTCATGGAGGTCGTCGAGGCGTGCCGGCAAAGCTCGCGAAGCGGCCGCTCCGCGGAGCTTCGTTCCGTCGGGAAGGACGGTGAAAGCTATGTATCTGAATAA
- a CDS encoding cytidylyltransferase domain-containing protein: protein MYLNKSVIAIVPARSGSKGIPGKNMRKLSGLTLIGHAGTCLSRLPWLDAKVISSDCPAYIEEGGRYGLDAPFVRPAELSGDTAGAVETAVHALAEAERAYGRTYDVVLLIEPTSPLREAEDVERATELLIRSQADSVVTVSALPSKFHPRKIFGLDGGKLAFYERDGAEIAYRQALDDKYWRNGVCYALTRDCLLNKRKIVTDRTLPLPIGREVVNIDEPVELEWADFLLRKRGKKEARRR, encoded by the coding sequence ATGTATCTGAATAAAAGCGTCATCGCCATCGTTCCGGCGCGCAGCGGAAGCAAAGGCATTCCCGGCAAAAACATGCGCAAGCTGTCGGGACTTACGCTTATCGGCCATGCGGGAACATGCCTGAGCCGGCTGCCGTGGCTCGATGCCAAGGTGATTTCGTCCGATTGTCCGGCATACATCGAGGAAGGCGGACGTTACGGGCTTGACGCCCCATTCGTTCGCCCCGCCGAATTGAGCGGGGATACGGCCGGGGCGGTGGAGACGGCCGTTCATGCGCTGGCGGAAGCCGAAAGGGCGTACGGCCGAACCTACGACGTCGTGCTGCTGATCGAGCCGACGAGTCCGCTGCGGGAGGCCGAGGACGTGGAGCGGGCGACGGAGCTGCTCATCCGCTCGCAGGCGGATTCGGTCGTGACGGTGAGCGCGCTGCCGTCCAAATTCCATCCGCGGAAAATATTCGGCCTGGACGGAGGCAAGCTTGCGTTTTACGAGCGGGACGGCGCCGAAATCGCCTATCGGCAGGCGCTGGACGACAAGTACTGGCGCAACGGCGTTTGCTACGCGCTGACGAGGGATTGCCTTTTGAACAAGCGAAAAATCGTGACGGATCGCACGCTGCCGCTTCCGATCGGTCGCGAGGTCGTCAATATCGACGAGCCCGTCGAGCTCGAATGGGCGGATTTTTTGCTTCGCAAGCGCGGAAAAAAGGAGGCGAGGCGCCGATGA
- a CDS encoding class I SAM-dependent methyltransferase — translation MNCPLCGQKEPQMLTDRLRNGEPLRVLYCPDCDAGYLEDRKTGDELKAYYRDAYRKEYKPDLRKQADAGRLFDIAARFQEDRIARIERYLRKEASVLDVGCSSGAFLYRIKDKVQALAGVEPDPEAARFASRACGCPVYAGYLPETPLPKGSFDVVCSFQVMEHVEDPLAFLLQMKEYVKDDGVLCVEVPNLRDALVSAFELPNYRRFYFRSAHLFYFGDRGLRLLMERAGLEGDVFYSQDYHFVNHMNWALSDKPQPSAEDGMGEPAFPLRRDADPDAGARLNGFLRRVNREYKALLEELGITSKIGFIARKKRD, via the coding sequence ATGAACTGTCCGTTATGCGGACAAAAGGAGCCGCAAATGCTGACCGACCGCCTGCGGAACGGGGAACCGCTCCGCGTCTTGTACTGCCCGGATTGCGACGCGGGCTATCTCGAAGACCGGAAAACCGGCGACGAGCTGAAGGCGTACTATCGGGACGCGTACAGGAAAGAATACAAGCCGGATTTGCGCAAACAGGCGGATGCCGGCCGGCTGTTCGACATCGCCGCCCGGTTCCAGGAGGACAGGATCGCGCGGATCGAGCGCTACTTGCGCAAGGAAGCGTCCGTTTTGGACGTAGGCTGCTCGTCGGGCGCTTTTTTGTACCGGATCAAGGACAAGGTCCAGGCGTTGGCCGGCGTCGAGCCGGATCCGGAGGCGGCCCGCTTTGCGTCGCGCGCGTGCGGCTGCCCGGTTTATGCGGGCTATTTGCCCGAGACGCCGCTGCCGAAAGGCTCGTTCGACGTCGTCTGCTCCTTTCAGGTAATGGAGCATGTCGAGGACCCGCTGGCGTTTTTGCTGCAAATGAAAGAGTACGTGAAGGATGACGGGGTTTTGTGCGTCGAAGTGCCGAATTTGCGGGATGCGCTTGTCTCGGCGTTCGAGCTGCCGAACTACAGGCGTTTCTATTTTCGCAGCGCCCACCTGTTCTACTTCGGCGATCGCGGCTTGCGGCTGCTGATGGAACGGGCGGGGCTCGAGGGCGACGTCTTTTATTCGCAGGACTATCACTTTGTCAATCACATGAACTGGGCGCTGAGCGACAAGCCCCAGCCGAGCGCGGAGGACGGCATGGGGGAGCCGGCCTTTCCGCTGCGGCGGGATGCCGATCCGGATGCCGGGGCCAGGCTGAACGGCTTCTTGCGCAGGGTGAACCGGGAGTACAAGGCGCTGCTGGAAGAGCTCGGCATAACGTCGAAAATCGGTTTCATCGCCCGCAAAAAGCGGGATTGA
- a CDS encoding mannose-1-phosphate guanylyltransferase gives MNAVIMAGGKGNRFWPRSVEAKPKQFLELTASGETMLQVTYRRLRSWLPSENIYVSTAQKYVSLVREQLPGIDEKRMIVEPEQRDTAPGIALVALSFLARGNGDVFATIPSDHHIGDEKALGAALRQAASVAEEEGAIVTLGVAPTRPETGYGYIRASELPGGNGVFKVSSFIEKPDAATAEKLVRQRHVFWNSGIFVWKPSTVAHYMAKFQPDMWTALNEGTDRLDAVYKGLPGLSVDYAILEKADRIYMIPARFEWDDVGSWTSLERVRVPDADGNVKEGFVETVDSRNNIVFSESARTIVIGASDLIVVSTADGLLVCHKSREQSIKTVLQSLKSKGDGGDSEDGENSENSENSENSGT, from the coding sequence ATGAATGCGGTAATTATGGCCGGCGGAAAAGGCAACCGGTTCTGGCCGAGAAGCGTCGAGGCCAAGCCGAAGCAGTTTCTGGAGCTGACGGCGAGCGGAGAAACGATGCTGCAGGTAACGTACCGGCGCCTTCGTTCGTGGCTGCCGAGCGAGAACATTTACGTCTCCACCGCGCAAAAATACGTTTCGCTCGTTCGCGAGCAATTGCCCGGCATCGACGAGAAAAGGATGATCGTAGAGCCGGAGCAGCGGGATACCGCTCCCGGCATCGCGCTGGTCGCGCTCTCCTTCTTGGCTCGGGGCAACGGCGACGTGTTCGCGACGATTCCGTCCGACCATCATATCGGGGACGAGAAGGCGCTCGGCGCCGCTCTCCGCCAGGCCGCCTCCGTGGCGGAGGAAGAGGGAGCGATCGTGACGCTCGGGGTTGCGCCGACCCGCCCGGAGACGGGCTACGGCTATATCCGCGCGTCGGAATTGCCGGGCGGGAACGGCGTCTTCAAAGTTTCTTCCTTTATCGAAAAGCCGGACGCGGCAACGGCCGAGAAGCTGGTCCGGCAACGCCATGTATTTTGGAACAGCGGCATTTTCGTCTGGAAGCCGTCGACCGTCGCGCATTATATGGCGAAATTTCAGCCGGACATGTGGACTGCGCTTAACGAAGGGACAGACCGGCTGGACGCCGTCTACAAGGGTTTGCCCGGCCTATCGGTCGATTACGCGATCTTGGAAAAAGCCGACCGCATTTATATGATTCCCGCCCGGTTCGAGTGGGATGACGTGGGCAGCTGGACGTCGCTGGAACGGGTTCGGGTTCCCGATGCCGACGGCAACGTCAAGGAAGGCTTCGTGGAAACGGTGGACAGCCGGAACAACATCGTGTTCTCCGAAAGCGCCCGCACGATCGTCATCGGGGCCAGCGATCTGATCGTCGTATCGACGGCGGACGGACTGCTGGTCTGTCACAAGTCGAGGGAGCAGAGCATCAAGACAGTGCTGCAGAGCTTGAAGAGCAAAGGGGACGGCGGGGACAGCGAGGACGGCGAGAACAGCGAGAACAGCGAGAACAGCGAGAACAGCGGGACCTGA
- a CDS encoding ParB/RepB/Spo0J family partition protein, which translates to MDIVQIDLSLIDEDKHQPRSRFDEEALQELTRSIEQLGLLSPIKVRKAENGRYTIIYGNRRYLACKTLGLPSIPCIVSAATDATEIYLEQVAENLTREGFSPIEEAEAYHKLLHESAFNSSLKYLGAKLGKTESYIKKKCDLLNFGPAVRELIVKGTEIRKDRLTEDQALPLKDLPMEYRDSLALTAARDELPVGDIKRIARLFKDPDISDATKAKLLYKTGPALLETWSVYESNKAERGKKPEPKARAGTSAGREATGGPGQEAAEREGGDGSAREAAGAGAQEPAGAAESGTDAGGPAAAGSGAAPAETDGTARGGGETPASAEAAVRAGMQALLAALSAAELSAEALERAAESMDPAAREAFAEQVHALAGKLERRLAEWTAAGNRIAGSRSADSARL; encoded by the coding sequence ATGGACATTGTTCAAATCGACCTGAGCCTTATCGACGAAGACAAGCATCAGCCCCGTTCCCGCTTCGACGAGGAGGCGTTGCAGGAGCTGACCCGCAGCATCGAACAGCTCGGCCTGCTGTCTCCGATCAAGGTGCGGAAAGCGGAAAACGGAAGGTATACGATCATTTACGGCAACCGGCGCTATCTCGCCTGCAAGACGCTCGGACTTCCCTCCATCCCCTGCATCGTCTCTGCGGCGACGGACGCGACGGAAATCTATCTGGAGCAGGTCGCCGAGAATTTGACGCGCGAAGGCTTTTCCCCGATCGAAGAGGCGGAAGCTTACCATAAGCTGCTGCACGAATCCGCGTTCAACAGCTCGCTCAAATATTTGGGCGCCAAGCTGGGCAAAACCGAAAGCTATATCAAGAAAAAGTGCGACCTGCTTAACTTCGGACCGGCCGTGCGGGAGTTGATCGTCAAGGGAACCGAAATCCGCAAGGACCGGCTGACCGAGGATCAGGCGTTGCCGCTCAAGGACTTGCCGATGGAGTACCGGGATTCCCTCGCCTTGACCGCCGCGCGGGACGAGCTTCCCGTCGGCGACATCAAGCGGATCGCCCGCCTGTTCAAGGATCCGGACATCTCGGACGCCACCAAAGCCAAGCTGCTGTACAAGACGGGACCCGCGCTGCTGGAAACGTGGTCGGTATACGAGAGCAACAAGGCCGAACGCGGCAAAAAGCCCGAGCCGAAGGCCCGAGCCGGTACATCGGCCGGACGGGAGGCAACAGGCGGACCCGGGCAGGAAGCGGCCGAACGGGAAGGCGGGGACGGATCGGCGCGGGAAGCGGCCGGAGCCGGGGCGCAGGAGCCCGCGGGCGCGGCGGAGAGCGGGACCGATGCCGGCGGACCTGCCGCCGCCGGCTCGGGTGCCGCCCCGGCCGAAACGGACGGAACGGCGCGCGGCGGCGGCGAAACGCCTGCATCCGCGGAGGCCGCCGTCCGGGCCGGAATGCAGGCGCTGCTGGCCGCGCTGTCGGCAGCGGAGCTCTCCGCGGAAGCGCTCGAGCGGGCGGCGGAGTCGATGGACCCGGCGGCGCGGGAAGCTTTTGCCGAGCAGGTGCATGCGCTGGCCGGGAAGCTGGAGCGGCGCCTGGCGGAATGGACGGCGGCCGGAAATCGGATCGCCGGGAGCCGCTCCGCGGATTCCGCGCGCCTTTAG
- a CDS encoding ABC transporter permease, which produces MENRKPKLLHLIKRDKYLLLMFAPIFVYYAVFMYLPMPGIVIAFKDFAPGQGIWGGEWVGLKWFGQFADSIYFWRLIRNTFLLAFYPLLFGFWIPILFAVCIVEIKNRAFKRFAQTVTYLPHFISTVVIAGMIINFLSPTDGIVNSFLARLGMEKINFMMEPGWFRAIFTGSEIWQSFGFSSIIYIAAIMGIDPEMYDSGKIDGVNKFQELWHLTLPSIKPTIVILLLLSLGGLMSVGFEKVYLLYNGSTYETADVLSTYVYRMGIEGQNFGLAAAIGLFNSLVTFILVFAANALSRRATNLSLW; this is translated from the coding sequence ATGGAGAATCGAAAGCCGAAACTGCTTCATCTGATCAAACGGGATAAATATTTGCTGTTGATGTTTGCTCCCATCTTCGTCTATTACGCCGTATTCATGTATTTGCCGATGCCTGGAATTGTAATCGCCTTCAAGGATTTTGCTCCAGGGCAAGGCATTTGGGGCGGGGAATGGGTCGGGCTCAAGTGGTTCGGGCAGTTTGCCGATTCGATTTACTTCTGGCGGCTTATCCGCAATACGTTTCTGCTCGCTTTTTACCCGCTGCTGTTCGGCTTCTGGATTCCGATTCTGTTCGCGGTCTGCATCGTCGAAATTAAAAACCGCGCGTTCAAGCGCTTCGCCCAGACGGTTACATATTTGCCGCACTTTATATCCACCGTCGTCATCGCGGGCATGATCATCAACTTTTTGTCGCCGACGGACGGCATCGTCAATTCGTTTCTCGCCAGGCTCGGCATGGAAAAAATCAACTTCATGATGGAGCCGGGCTGGTTCCGCGCCATCTTCACCGGTTCCGAAATCTGGCAGAGCTTCGGGTTCAGCTCGATCATCTACATCGCCGCCATTATGGGCATCGATCCGGAAATGTACGATTCCGGCAAAATCGACGGCGTCAACAAGTTTCAGGAGCTGTGGCATCTGACGCTGCCGAGCATCAAGCCGACGATCGTCATTCTGCTGCTGCTGTCGCTCGGCGGACTGATGAGCGTCGGGTTCGAGAAGGTGTATCTGCTTTATAACGGCTCGACCTACGAGACGGCGGACGTCCTGTCGACCTACGTTTACCGGATGGGCATCGAAGGACAAAACTTCGGGCTTGCCGCCGCGATCGGCCTGTTCAATTCGCTCGTCACGTTCATCCTCGTCTTTGCGGCGAACGCGCTGTCAAGGCGGGCTACGAACCTGTCGTTATGG